TGTTTGAAACACTTGGATTAGCCTTTTGGGTTTTAATTTTGATAAGGCTAAGATTATATATTAGTTTGTAGGTTCACTTGCACTTTGGTGTGTACAAAAATTTTCGGTTTATGAGACGGACTGGATCGTCGGTTCGGGTTTTGCCACTCCAACTTTTGTATTGGGCAAGGAAAATATGGGCTTAGATCAGTTGGATATCTTTTTTTTGGTAATGAGATCAGTTGGATATCGGCCCAATAATATCTATATAGGCTGCCAGTCGGATTTCCAAACCCTAAACCCAAATTTGCGGTGGCAAACGCGCGAAGAGAGGAGGCGCAGAGAAAGCCATGGCGGACAACAAGGCTGTGACGATCCGCACCCGGAAGTTCATGACCAACCGTCTCCTCTCCAGGAAGCAATTCGTAAGGCCTTTTTCTTACAACCCTCGCTTTGGTTAGCTAAAAGTGTCTAGAAACAACAAAGATATTTACTGAGATAATCGTATGATAAATTTGAATTTGAATTTCAGCTGGGTTTCACTAGAGAGTAGTAAAACAAGCATGGCTGTGGGTTAAAATGAAGAATTTGATCCATATTTGGTTGATGGCTGGCTGGATTTACCGTGTGTTTTGGGTCTTGGTGCAGGTTATCGATGTTCTTCATCCAGGAAGACCCAATGTTTCTAAGGTATGGCTTATGTCCTAGAGCTCTCGATTCGTTCAATGTTTGGTTTTCATGTGATACAGTTTAGGTCTCTGTAGTTTTTATATGTATTTGATTTGTTTGTAATTTGCAAGTATGAACTGTTATTTTTTTTATTTCGTGTGTTACTACATTGAGCTGCTTGGAATTGTGGGTGTCGAGTTCTTTTGGTCTGCTTTACTCTGGCAAACTAAAATTTCTTCAGATATATGTTCTCTACTAGCCTAACAATGGTTAGGAAAACTTGGGTTTACTATCTAACTGTATCAACTTTGCTACTCCTGAATCAACCAATTTTTGTTTAACTACTCTCTTTCTAAATGTACACCAGTAGGGCAGTATCTTTTTTTTTTTGTTGAAATCTAATGGTGTTATTTATAAACAAGAAAAATGTTGAGACATCTGTGTATGTGAGTTTTATTGGTTGGTATATCGAACGTCCATTTATTAAAATAATCTGCTTCCTCTCTACTAGACTGAGCTAAAGGAGAAACTGGCAAGGATGTATGAAGTGAAGGATACAAACTCTATCTTTGTGTTCAAGTTCCGCACCCATTTTGGAGGGGGAAAGTCCACTGGTTTTGGCCTGATTTATGATTCTGTAGAGAATGCAAAGAAG
The window above is part of the Fragaria vesca subsp. vesca linkage group LG2, FraVesHawaii_1.0, whole genome shotgun sequence genome. Proteins encoded here:
- the LOC101299918 gene encoding 40S ribosomal protein S24-2-like, translated to MADNKAVTIRTRKFMTNRLLSRKQFVIDVLHPGRPNVSKTELKEKLARMYEVKDTNSIFVFKFRTHFGGGKSTGFGLIYDSVENAKKFEPKYRLIRNGLDTKVAKSRKQLKERKNRAKKIRGVKKTKAGDAAKKK